In one Nocardioides sp. NBC_00368 genomic region, the following are encoded:
- the secA gene encoding preprotein translocase subunit SecA, with translation MAILDKILRLGEGKILRELEAISKAVNAIEDEFVAMSDDELRGMTDEFKQRLENGEDLDDIMAEAFATVREVTKRVLGQRHYDVQIQGGAALHLGNIAEMKTGEGKTQTAVLPAYLNALAGKGVHVVTVNDYLAKYQSEVMGRIYGFLGLTVGVILPQMTPAQRREAYNCDITYGTNNELGFDYLRDNMASSMADLVQRGHFFAIVDEVDSILIDEARTPLIISGPTEDDVKWYDEFATIAKSMVRDVDYEVDEKKRTIAVLERGITKVEDHLGIENLYEAVNTPLISFMNNSIKAKELFRRDKEYVVANDEVLIVDEHTGRMLAGRRYNDGLHQAIEAKEGVKVREEYQTLASITLQNYFRLYEKLSGMTGTAMTEESEFDKIYKLGVVPIPTNKPMIRKDQPDLVYRTEVAKYEAVADDLVERHKKGQPVLVGTVSVEKSEYLGNILKKRGVPHTVLNAKYHADEAKIVALAGHKGAVTVATNMAGRGTDIMLGGSVDFLADQELRKQGLEPTGETAEAYEKAWAPTVERLKAQVAAEHEEVTKLGGLYVLGTERHESRRIDNQLRGRSGRQGDPGESRFYLSLEDDLMRLFKGEWVDRILTTLKIPDDVPIEAKSVTKSIANAQTQVEGQNFESRKNVLKYDDVMDRQRKVIYAERREVLEGADLEEQIRGFIDDVVEGMVTGATQEYAEEWDLDQLWTDLKQIWPVSVEPKYLITKAGGSKDDLDRQDLIEFLKKDAQEAYDRREEEIGSEGMREVERQVVLSVLDRKWREHLYEMDYLREGIGLRAYSQRDPLVEYQREGFDMFTAMMDGIKEAAVGYLFNLEVQVEQAEPEFHYHADGTRHAGPMHEGALAEPPVGVGQAGGLQDISAALRAEAAKASASAPQITAKGLQKPSAPKHLAFSGPDEQGQAEAQGGTVTNSDDPYAKVGRNEQCPCGSGKKFKQCHGRPGGPTGLTTRVNG, from the coding sequence GTGGCAATTCTCGACAAGATCCTTCGCCTCGGCGAAGGCAAGATCCTTCGCGAGCTCGAGGCCATCTCGAAGGCCGTCAACGCGATCGAGGACGAGTTCGTCGCGATGAGCGATGACGAGCTGCGCGGGATGACCGACGAGTTCAAGCAACGCCTGGAGAACGGCGAGGACCTCGACGACATCATGGCCGAGGCGTTCGCCACCGTCCGTGAGGTCACCAAGCGCGTTCTCGGCCAGCGTCACTACGACGTGCAGATCCAGGGCGGCGCGGCCCTCCACCTCGGCAACATCGCCGAGATGAAGACCGGTGAGGGCAAGACCCAGACCGCGGTCCTCCCGGCCTATCTCAACGCGCTGGCCGGCAAGGGCGTCCACGTCGTCACGGTCAACGACTACCTGGCCAAGTACCAGTCCGAGGTCATGGGCCGCATCTACGGCTTCCTCGGCCTCACTGTCGGCGTGATCCTGCCGCAGATGACCCCGGCCCAGCGCCGCGAGGCCTACAACTGCGACATCACCTACGGCACCAACAACGAGCTCGGCTTCGACTACCTGCGCGACAACATGGCCTCCTCGATGGCCGATCTGGTCCAGCGTGGCCACTTCTTCGCGATCGTCGACGAGGTCGACTCGATCCTCATCGACGAGGCGCGTACGCCGCTGATCATCTCGGGTCCGACCGAGGACGACGTGAAGTGGTACGACGAGTTCGCCACGATCGCCAAGAGCATGGTCCGCGACGTCGACTACGAGGTCGACGAGAAGAAGCGCACCATCGCCGTTCTCGAGCGCGGCATCACCAAGGTCGAGGACCACCTCGGCATCGAGAACCTCTACGAGGCGGTCAACACCCCGCTGATCTCGTTCATGAACAACTCGATCAAGGCCAAGGAGCTCTTCCGCCGCGACAAGGAGTACGTCGTGGCCAACGACGAGGTCCTGATCGTCGACGAGCACACCGGCCGCATGCTCGCCGGCCGCCGCTACAACGACGGTCTGCACCAGGCGATCGAGGCCAAGGAGGGTGTGAAGGTCCGCGAGGAGTACCAGACCCTCGCGAGCATCACCCTGCAGAACTACTTCCGCCTCTACGAGAAGCTCTCCGGCATGACCGGTACGGCGATGACCGAGGAGTCGGAGTTCGACAAGATCTACAAGCTCGGCGTGGTCCCGATCCCGACCAACAAGCCGATGATCCGCAAGGACCAGCCCGACCTCGTCTACCGGACCGAGGTCGCGAAGTACGAGGCCGTCGCCGACGACCTCGTCGAGCGGCACAAGAAGGGTCAGCCGGTGCTGGTCGGCACCGTCTCCGTCGAGAAGTCCGAATACCTCGGCAACATCCTGAAGAAGCGCGGCGTCCCGCACACCGTCCTCAACGCGAAGTACCACGCCGACGAGGCGAAGATCGTCGCGCTGGCCGGTCACAAGGGCGCCGTCACCGTGGCCACCAACATGGCCGGTCGAGGCACCGACATCATGCTCGGTGGCTCCGTCGACTTCCTCGCCGACCAGGAGCTCCGCAAGCAGGGTCTGGAGCCCACAGGCGAGACCGCCGAGGCGTACGAGAAGGCCTGGGCGCCGACCGTCGAGCGGCTCAAGGCGCAGGTCGCCGCCGAGCACGAGGAGGTCACCAAGCTGGGTGGTCTCTACGTCCTCGGCACCGAGCGTCACGAGTCCCGGCGTATCGACAACCAGCTGCGCGGTCGTTCCGGCCGTCAGGGTGACCCGGGCGAGTCCCGCTTCTACCTGTCGCTGGAGGACGACCTGATGCGCCTGTTCAAGGGCGAGTGGGTCGACCGCATCCTGACCACCCTGAAGATCCCCGACGACGTGCCGATCGAGGCCAAGTCGGTGACCAAGTCGATCGCCAACGCGCAGACCCAGGTCGAGGGCCAGAACTTCGAGTCCCGCAAGAACGTCCTCAAGTACGACGACGTCATGGACCGCCAGCGCAAGGTGATCTACGCCGAGCGCCGGGAGGTGCTCGAGGGCGCCGACCTCGAGGAGCAGATCCGGGGCTTCATCGACGACGTCGTCGAAGGCATGGTCACCGGAGCCACCCAGGAGTACGCCGAGGAGTGGGACCTCGACCAGCTGTGGACCGACCTCAAGCAGATCTGGCCGGTCTCGGTCGAGCCGAAGTACCTGATCACGAAGGCCGGCGGCAGCAAGGACGACCTCGACCGCCAGGATCTCATCGAGTTCCTCAAGAAGGACGCCCAGGAGGCCTACGACCGCCGCGAGGAGGAGATCGGCTCCGAGGGCATGCGCGAGGTCGAGCGCCAGGTCGTGCTCTCGGTGCTGGACCGCAAGTGGCGCGAGCACCTCTACGAGATGGACTACCTGCGCGAGGGCATCGGGCTGCGGGCCTACTCGCAGCGTGACCCGCTGGTGGAATACCAGCGCGAGGGCTTCGACATGTTCACCGCGATGATGGACGGCATCAAGGAGGCCGCGGTGGGCTACCTGTTCAACCTGGAGGTCCAGGTCGAGCAGGCGGAGCCGGAGTTCCACTACCACGCCGACGGCACCCGGCACGCCGGTCCGATGCACGAGGGCGCGCTCGCCGAGCCGCCGGTCGGCGTCGGGCAGGCCGGTGGCCTCCAGGACATCTCCGCGGCTCTGAGGGCAGAGGCGGCCAAGGCTTCGGCCAGCGCCCCGCAGATCACGGCGAAGGGCCTGCAGAAGCCGTCCGCGCCCAAGCACCTGGCCTTCTCCGGCCCGGACGAGCAGGGTCAGGCCGAGGCGCAGGGTGGCACCGTCACCAACTCCGACGACCCCTACGCCAAGGTCGGCCGCAACGAGCAGTGCCCCTGCGGCTCGGGCAAGAAGTTCAAGCAGTGCCACGGCCGCCCCGGCGGTCCGACCGGCCTCACCACCCGCGTCAACGGCTGA
- a CDS encoding Rv3235 family protein — MQGTLGFELQPRLDPPRPRGDDPADDAEDGDLSPPIPIVPANGHLRGWVPQFAQKAAEVVGGDRPASQLVRWTTKEVYAELRYRASLTARSGAYDPGTGRNQPVRPRVHRCHVYEVSDDIVEATVTIRFGAGLRALAVRFERNGENWICTVLNFGGYD; from the coding sequence GTGCAAGGAACGTTGGGCTTCGAGCTCCAGCCACGCCTGGACCCGCCTCGTCCACGCGGCGACGATCCGGCGGACGACGCCGAGGACGGCGACCTCTCGCCCCCGATCCCGATCGTCCCGGCCAACGGCCATCTGCGCGGCTGGGTTCCGCAGTTCGCCCAGAAGGCCGCCGAGGTCGTCGGCGGCGACCGTCCCGCGAGCCAGCTGGTCCGCTGGACGACCAAGGAGGTCTACGCGGAGCTGAGATACCGCGCCAGCCTCACGGCGCGCTCAGGGGCGTACGACCCCGGCACCGGCCGCAACCAGCCGGTCCGCCCCCGCGTCCACCGCTGCCACGTCTACGAGGTCTCCGACGACATCGTCGAGGCCACCGTCACGATCCGCTTCGGCGCCGGTCTGCGGGCGCTCGCGGTCCGCTTCGAGCGCAACGGCGAGAACTGGATCTGCACGGTGCTCAACTTCGGGGGCTACGACTAG
- a CDS encoding sec-independent translocase, with amino-acid sequence MFGIGFAELAVIVVIAILVFGPDKIPDMARQIARLLHQVRNLANNARDDLRGELGPAYQDLELRDLDPRRIVSRQIQEALADIEEEEARAKAPKPLLAGEKPPYDDQAT; translated from the coding sequence GTGTTCGGCATCGGCTTCGCGGAGCTCGCCGTCATCGTCGTGATCGCGATCCTGGTCTTCGGACCGGACAAGATCCCCGACATGGCACGGCAGATCGCCCGCCTCCTCCACCAGGTGCGCAACCTGGCCAACAACGCGCGAGACGACCTGCGCGGAGAGCTCGGGCCCGCCTATCAGGACCTGGAGCTGCGCGACCTCGACCCACGTCGCATCGTCAGCAGGCAGATCCAGGAAGCCCTCGCCGACATCGAGGAGGAAGAGGCCCGCGCCAAGGCGCCCAAGCCCCTCCTGGCCGGCGAGAAGCCGCCCTACGACGACCAGGCGACCTAG
- a CDS encoding Mrp/NBP35 family ATP-binding protein, with product MSSPLLDRVNAALATVQDPEIKRPITELGMVDSVSIDDAGVVSVKVLLTVAGCPLKDTINRDTTAALEKVDGVTGVALELGVMTNEQRTEMRNGLTGGQAQREIPFAQPGSLTKVFAIASGKGGVGKSSVTVNLAVALAQQGLKVGIVDADIYGHSVPAMLGVADSRPTQVDDLIMPVPTASGVSVISIGMLKPRRDQVVAWRGPMLDRALVQMLSDVYWGDLDALLLDLPPGTGDVAISLGQHLPNAEIVVVTTPQEAAAEVAERAGTMAEMMHQRVVGVVENMSWLVLPDGSKMEVFGSGGGQRVADTLSQRFGSKVPLLGQVPLEQTLREAGDAGKPIVEADPTAESAKVLAEVARTISGRGRGLAGMQLGLTPTSKL from the coding sequence GTGAGTAGCCCGCTTCTCGACCGTGTCAACGCAGCTCTGGCGACCGTTCAGGACCCGGAGATCAAACGTCCTATCACCGAGCTGGGGATGGTCGACTCCGTCTCGATCGACGACGCAGGTGTCGTCAGCGTCAAGGTGCTGCTGACCGTCGCGGGCTGTCCGCTCAAGGACACGATCAACCGTGACACCACTGCGGCGCTCGAGAAGGTCGACGGCGTCACCGGCGTCGCGCTCGAGCTGGGCGTGATGACCAACGAGCAGCGCACCGAGATGCGCAACGGGCTCACCGGCGGCCAGGCGCAGCGAGAGATCCCCTTCGCCCAGCCGGGCTCGCTGACCAAGGTCTTCGCGATCGCGTCGGGCAAGGGCGGTGTCGGCAAGTCGTCGGTCACGGTCAACCTGGCCGTCGCGCTCGCCCAGCAGGGCCTCAAGGTCGGCATCGTCGACGCCGACATCTACGGCCACTCGGTGCCGGCGATGCTCGGCGTGGCCGACTCCCGGCCGACCCAGGTCGACGACCTGATCATGCCGGTCCCGACCGCCTCGGGCGTCTCGGTGATCTCCATCGGGATGCTCAAGCCGCGCCGCGACCAGGTCGTCGCCTGGCGCGGACCGATGCTCGACCGGGCCCTGGTGCAGATGCTCTCCGACGTCTACTGGGGCGACCTCGACGCGCTGCTGCTCGACCTCCCCCCGGGCACCGGCGACGTGGCGATCTCGCTCGGTCAGCACCTGCCCAACGCCGAGATCGTCGTGGTCACCACTCCGCAGGAGGCCGCCGCCGAGGTGGCCGAGCGGGCGGGCACGATGGCCGAGATGATGCACCAGCGCGTCGTCGGCGTCGTGGAGAACATGTCCTGGCTCGTCCTGCCCGACGGCTCCAAGATGGAGGTCTTCGGCTCCGGGGGCGGCCAGCGGGTCGCCGACACCCTCTCCCAGCGCTTCGGCTCGAAGGTGCCGCTGCTCGGCCAGGTGCCGCTGGAGCAGACGCTGCGCGAGGCGGGCGACGCGGGCAAGCCGATCGTCGAGGCCGACCCGACGGCGGAGTCCGCCAAGGTGCTGGCCGAGGTGGCGCGTACGATCTCGGGCCGCGGACGCGGGCTGGCGGGCATGCAGCTGGGCCTCACTCCCACCTCCAAGCTCTGA
- a CDS encoding DUF1003 domain-containing protein: protein MADTRAARGRLDTPRELRRPLVRRPTFRADAFGSFAEAFARYMGTARFIAWMTMVVVIWVSWNILAPREWRFDEFPFIFLTLALSLQASYAAPLILLAQNRQEDRDRAIAEQDRRIASQSKADMEFLARETASLRMALGEVATRDYLRSELRLLLEELDERDRHRDLIDQTSGDAGESPRTT, encoded by the coding sequence GTGGCTGACACCCGCGCCGCCCGCGGCCGCCTCGACACCCCGCGCGAGCTGCGCCGCCCCCTGGTTCGGCGGCCCACCTTCCGCGCCGACGCCTTCGGCTCCTTCGCCGAGGCCTTCGCCCGCTACATGGGCACCGCCCGATTCATCGCCTGGATGACGATGGTCGTGGTCATCTGGGTCAGCTGGAACATCCTGGCTCCCCGCGAGTGGCGCTTCGACGAGTTCCCCTTCATCTTCCTGACGCTGGCGCTCAGCCTGCAGGCCTCCTACGCCGCGCCCCTGATCCTGCTCGCGCAGAACCGCCAGGAGGACCGCGACCGCGCCATCGCCGAGCAGGACCGTCGCATCGCCTCGCAGTCGAAGGCCGACATGGAGTTCCTCGCCCGCGAGACCGCGTCGCTGCGGATGGCGCTCGGCGAGGTGGCCACCCGCGACTACCTCCGCTCGGAGCTCCGCCTGCTCCTCGAGGAGCTCGACGAGCGCGACCGACACCGCGATCTGATCGACCAGACTTCGGGCGATGCGGGAGAGTCCCCACGCACGACGTAG
- a CDS encoding magnesium transporter MgtE N-terminal domain-containing protein: MSSSPNRVYAARLVGLPIFDPLGEQVGKVRDLVVTVRSDARQPRVLGLVVEVFGRRRIFVPMTRVTSIDAGQIYTTGLLNMRRFQQRSTETLVIGQMFDRQVTIRTSGVSGTVYDVGMEQARNRDWLLSRVAVQEPSKGLRRRGQTHVVEWDDVEGLARRSPTQAATHLVQAIHEMRPADAATMIHELPPERQRQVIAALDDERLAEVLEELPEDDQVAIVRALDSERAADVLEEMSPDDAADLIAELPEETATLLLELMQPEDAKDVLRLMSYEEDTAGSMMTPEPVIVGPDATIADALALIRNPDLTPAEASVVYVCRPPLETPTGKFLGIAHIQRLLREPPSTLVAGALDESLEPLRPEDSTEQVAAHLATYNLVAAPVVDENGHLAGAVTVDDLLDHLLPENWRENLARQESATEPRPDTRPDTRPNKVITPEMVRRG, encoded by the coding sequence GTGAGTAGCTCGCCCAACCGCGTCTACGCGGCACGCCTGGTCGGCCTTCCGATCTTCGACCCGCTCGGTGAGCAGGTCGGCAAGGTGCGAGATCTCGTGGTCACGGTCAGGTCGGACGCCCGGCAGCCTCGCGTCCTGGGTCTGGTCGTCGAGGTGTTCGGGCGGCGGCGCATCTTCGTGCCGATGACCCGGGTGACCAGCATCGACGCCGGCCAGATCTACACCACGGGCCTGCTCAACATGCGTCGCTTCCAGCAACGTTCCACCGAGACCCTGGTCATCGGCCAGATGTTCGACCGCCAGGTCACGATCCGCACCAGCGGCGTGTCCGGGACGGTCTACGACGTCGGCATGGAGCAGGCCCGCAACCGCGACTGGCTGCTCTCCCGGGTCGCCGTGCAGGAGCCGTCCAAGGGGCTGCGCCGCCGCGGCCAGACCCATGTGGTCGAGTGGGACGACGTGGAGGGCCTCGCCCGCCGCTCACCCACACAGGCAGCGACCCACCTGGTCCAGGCGATCCACGAGATGCGCCCGGCCGACGCGGCGACGATGATCCACGAGCTGCCACCGGAGCGTCAGCGCCAGGTCATCGCCGCTCTCGACGACGAGCGCCTCGCCGAGGTCCTCGAGGAGCTTCCCGAGGACGACCAGGTGGCGATCGTGCGGGCCCTGGACTCCGAGCGTGCCGCCGACGTCCTCGAGGAGATGTCGCCCGACGACGCCGCCGACCTCATCGCCGAACTGCCCGAGGAGACCGCCACCCTGCTGCTCGAGCTGATGCAGCCCGAGGACGCCAAGGACGTCCTGCGGCTGATGTCCTACGAGGAGGACACCGCCGGCTCGATGATGACCCCCGAGCCGGTCATCGTCGGCCCGGACGCCACGATCGCCGACGCCCTCGCGCTCATCCGCAACCCCGACCTCACCCCCGCCGAGGCTTCCGTCGTCTACGTCTGCCGCCCGCCGCTGGAGACGCCGACCGGCAAGTTCCTCGGCATCGCCCACATCCAGAGGCTGCTGCGCGAGCCACCCTCGACGCTGGTCGCGGGTGCTCTCGACGAGTCGCTGGAGCCGCTGCGACCCGAGGACAGCACCGAGCAGGTCGCGGCCCACCTGGCGACGTACAACCTGGTCGCCGCTCCCGTCGTCGACGAGAACGGCCATCTGGCCGGCGCGGTCACGGTCGACGACCTGCTCGACCACCTGCTCCCGGAGAACTGGCGTGAGAACCTCGCCCGCCAGGAGTCGGCGACCGAGCCGCGTCCCGACACCAGGCCCGATACCCGTCCCAACAAGGTGATCACCCCGGAGATGGTGCGCCGTGGCTGA
- a CDS encoding endonuclease/exonuclease/phosphatase family protein, with protein sequence MTRALLSSGLVVAILGGALVAVRDSTAPAPTELESVAYSPTRYRMVQANIKASMGTARFKRDVRKVVGTAPDFITYNEVNGRRTADLEPGRYRVWRKGGDSYRSATAVAWDNDKWSAASKGIHQISNKRGKPADQRLHWGIRYANWVTLENRATGRNVSVVAVHFAPKSKYYGDLVRPSARALNVLVKALARRGPVVVGGDLNVQYDGSRYPRDIFAEQHLVPTYDVTEQAPVTHRRTSTIDYVLARGIARFATGNQRAFGLESDHNAVRVDFSPLPVTSTEGSARVGFGPGVVVTDPGLSVAEEQSVLRTVLKSVNSARRGQVVHLATRALTNGRVVRALKRAKSRGVRVQVVTAERTTTDEMRSLQRVLGKDVDEGSWAVPRPRGYDRAGLRATVLLISRTGVTPAFAFSSSTQMSALAGAGKRTGYVSVSKASYDKLFKPFFSSVGRRV encoded by the coding sequence GTGACCAGGGCCCTGCTCTCGTCGGGCCTCGTCGTCGCCATCCTCGGCGGCGCGCTCGTCGCCGTGCGTGACTCGACCGCTCCGGCCCCGACAGAGCTGGAGTCTGTCGCCTACTCGCCGACGCGCTATCGGATGGTGCAGGCGAACATCAAGGCCAGCATGGGCACGGCGAGGTTCAAGCGGGACGTACGCAAGGTCGTCGGCACCGCTCCCGACTTCATCACCTACAACGAGGTGAACGGCCGCCGGACCGCGGATCTCGAGCCGGGGCGCTACCGCGTGTGGCGCAAGGGCGGCGACTCCTACAGGTCGGCGACGGCGGTCGCCTGGGACAACGACAAGTGGTCTGCGGCCTCGAAGGGCATCCACCAGATCAGCAACAAGCGCGGCAAGCCTGCCGACCAGCGGCTGCACTGGGGGATCAGGTACGCCAACTGGGTCACCCTCGAGAACCGGGCGACCGGCCGCAACGTGTCGGTGGTCGCGGTGCACTTCGCGCCCAAGTCGAAGTACTACGGCGATCTGGTCCGTCCTTCTGCCCGTGCGCTGAACGTGCTCGTCAAGGCCCTCGCCCGACGCGGCCCGGTGGTCGTCGGTGGCGATCTGAACGTGCAGTACGACGGCTCGCGCTACCCGCGCGACATCTTCGCCGAGCAGCACCTGGTCCCGACCTACGACGTCACCGAGCAGGCGCCGGTCACGCACCGCCGGACATCGACCATCGACTACGTGCTGGCCCGTGGGATCGCGCGGTTCGCCACCGGCAACCAGCGGGCATTCGGTCTCGAGTCGGACCACAACGCGGTCCGGGTCGACTTCTCGCCGCTTCCGGTCACCTCGACGGAGGGGTCCGCCCGGGTCGGCTTCGGGCCGGGCGTCGTGGTCACCGACCCCGGACTGAGTGTCGCCGAGGAGCAGAGCGTGCTGCGTACGGTGCTGAAGTCGGTCAACAGTGCCCGGCGGGGCCAGGTCGTCCACCTGGCCACCCGTGCCCTTACCAACGGCAGGGTGGTCCGGGCGCTGAAGCGGGCCAAGTCCCGCGGGGTGCGGGTCCAGGTCGTCACCGCGGAGCGGACCACGACCGACGAGATGCGTTCGCTGCAGCGCGTCCTCGGCAAGGACGTGGACGAGGGCAGCTGGGCCGTCCCGCGCCCGCGCGGCTACGACCGTGCGGGCCTGCGTGCGACCGTGCTGCTGATCAGCCGGACGGGTGTCACCCCGGCGTTCGCCTTCAGCTCCAGCACCCAGATGTCCGCCCTGGCCGGAGCCGGGAAGAGGACGGGCTACGTGAGCGTCAGCAAGGCGTCGTACGACAAGCTCTTCAAGCCGTTCTTCTCGTCAGTCGGACGGCGGGTCTGA
- a CDS encoding acyl-CoA dehydrogenase family protein, translated as MGRLAETEGLTDIQEEILKTVRQFVDEKVIPVAQELEHADEYPTEIVEGLKELGIFGLMIPEEYGGLGESLLTYALCVEEIARGWMSVSGVINTHFIVAYMLMQHGTEEQKQKYLPRMATGEVRGAFSMSEPGLGSDVSAVSTKATKQADGSYEITGQKMWLTNGGSSTLVAVLTKTDEGAESVYKNMTTFLVEKTPGFGETAQGVTVPGKIDKMGYKGIDTTEMIFEGHKISADQILGGVPGKGFFQMMDGVEVGRVNVAARACGLAIRGFELGIAYSQQRQTFGKKIAEHQAILFRLAEMGTKVEVSHNMMVRAARLKDTGKRMDVEAGMAKMVASEYANEVVEDSFRIHGGYGYSKEYEIERLMREVKFMLIGEGTSDIQKMIIGRSLLKDYKS; from the coding sequence ATGGGTCGCCTTGCCGAGACCGAGGGTCTCACCGACATTCAGGAAGAGATCCTGAAGACCGTTCGTCAGTTCGTGGACGAGAAGGTCATCCCGGTGGCCCAGGAGCTGGAGCACGCCGATGAGTATCCGACCGAGATCGTGGAGGGGCTCAAGGAGCTGGGCATCTTCGGTCTGATGATCCCGGAGGAGTACGGCGGTCTGGGCGAGTCGCTGCTGACGTACGCGCTGTGTGTCGAGGAGATCGCGCGCGGCTGGATGTCGGTCTCGGGTGTGATCAACACGCACTTCATCGTGGCCTACATGCTGATGCAGCACGGCACCGAGGAGCAGAAGCAGAAGTACCTGCCGCGCATGGCGACCGGCGAGGTACGCGGCGCGTTCTCGATGTCCGAGCCCGGCCTCGGCTCCGACGTGTCCGCGGTGTCGACCAAGGCGACCAAGCAGGCCGACGGGTCCTACGAGATCACCGGCCAGAAGATGTGGCTGACCAACGGTGGCTCCTCCACCCTGGTCGCGGTGCTGACCAAGACCGACGAGGGCGCCGAGAGCGTCTACAAGAACATGACCACCTTCCTGGTGGAGAAGACCCCGGGCTTCGGCGAGACCGCCCAGGGCGTCACGGTGCCCGGCAAGATCGACAAGATGGGCTACAAGGGCATCGACACGACCGAGATGATCTTCGAGGGTCACAAGATCTCGGCCGACCAGATCCTCGGTGGGGTGCCCGGCAAGGGCTTCTTCCAGATGATGGACGGCGTCGAGGTCGGCCGCGTCAACGTCGCCGCCCGCGCCTGTGGCCTGGCGATCCGTGGCTTCGAGCTCGGCATCGCCTACTCCCAGCAGCGCCAGACCTTCGGCAAGAAGATCGCCGAGCACCAGGCCATCCTGTTCCGCCTCGCGGAGATGGGCACCAAGGTCGAGGTCTCCCACAACATGATGGTCCGCGCCGCCCGGTTGAAGGACACCGGCAAGCGCATGGACGTCGAGGCCGGGATGGCCAAGATGGTCGCCTCCGAGTACGCCAACGAGGTCGTCGAGGACTCCTTCCGCATCCACGGCGGCTACGGCTACTCCAAGGAGTACGAGATCGAGCGGCTCATGCGCGAGGTCAAGTTCATGCTCATCGGTGAGGGCACCAGCGACATCCAGAAGATGATCATCGGCCGCAGCCTCCTCAAGGACTACAAGTCCTGA
- a CDS encoding DUF5302 domain-containing protein, whose protein sequence is MTNDDLKAKMREALEKKNNQDHAHAESAGAKEKAHGSEVVGGAPKMHRRKAGGGGS, encoded by the coding sequence ATGACCAACGACGATCTCAAGGCCAAGATGCGCGAGGCGCTGGAGAAGAAGAACAACCAGGACCACGCACATGCCGAGAGCGCCGGGGCCAAGGAGAAGGCGCACGGGTCCGAGGTTGTCGGCGGTGCGCCGAAGATGCACCGCCGCAAGGCGGGTGGCGGCGGGTCCTGA
- a CDS encoding glycosyltransferase family 2 protein, which produces MSSSWSLRRRRRLAEEAGDTTVAAPRIAVLTIARDEGEMLARWVDHYGRAAGHENLIVFDDGSTDGSTDDLACTVQHLPGFRKGNFEAGRMGLASGVAQGLLGVYDVVIFTDVDEFLVPDPARYADLSDYLSRRPERVIAPFALNVVHHTAVEGPLISGKPILGQRAYAQFAPLMCKPSVKRVPAAWTSASHGIKAPFVPDPGLFMVHMKFADVDLLRRQADRRNELAKSVGRGKGSSWGRSGDDLADLLTAATASVGADVEEFDPTSVLPARLVREEDGVHRAVGPGHIDNLRNQPLLRIPERLHGIV; this is translated from the coding sequence TTGTCAAGCAGCTGGAGCCTGCGCCGTCGGCGCAGGCTCGCCGAGGAGGCGGGCGACACCACGGTCGCGGCGCCGCGGATCGCGGTGCTCACGATCGCCCGCGACGAGGGCGAGATGCTCGCCCGCTGGGTCGACCACTACGGCCGTGCGGCGGGCCACGAGAATCTGATCGTCTTCGACGACGGCTCGACCGACGGCTCCACCGACGACCTGGCGTGCACCGTCCAGCACCTGCCCGGCTTCCGGAAGGGCAACTTCGAGGCCGGCCGGATGGGCCTGGCCAGCGGGGTGGCCCAGGGCCTCCTGGGTGTCTACGACGTGGTCATCTTCACCGACGTCGACGAGTTCCTGGTCCCCGACCCGGCCAGGTATGCCGACCTCTCGGACTACCTCTCCAGGCGGCCCGAGCGGGTGATCGCCCCGTTCGCCCTCAACGTCGTCCACCACACCGCGGTCGAGGGACCGCTGATCAGCGGCAAGCCGATCCTCGGCCAGCGGGCGTACGCCCAGTTCGCGCCGTTGATGTGCAAGCCCTCGGTCAAGCGGGTGCCGGCTGCCTGGACGTCCGCCTCGCACGGGATCAAGGCGCCGTTCGTGCCCGACCCGGGCCTGTTCATGGTCCACATGAAGTTCGCCGACGTGGATCTGCTCCGGCGACAGGCTGACCGTCGCAACGAGCTCGCCAAGTCGGTGGGCCGCGGCAAGGGCAGCTCGTGGGGACGCTCCGGCGACGACCTGGCCGATCTGCTGACCGCGGCGACCGCGTCGGTCGGAGCCGACGTCGAGGAGTTCGACCCCACCTCGGTGCTGCCGGCCAGGCTCGTCCGCGAGGAGGACGGGGTGCACCGTGCCGTCGGCCCGGGTCACATCGACAACCTCCGCAACCAGCCGCTGCTACGCATCCCGGAACGCCTCCACGGGATCGTCTGA